The following nucleotide sequence is from Harmonia axyridis chromosome 5, icHarAxyr1.1, whole genome shotgun sequence.
TATTATCAACGAAATATTTACTTTTATGGACTCTTTGTGGCAGACTGACAGACTCGAAAAACCTAATGGTCCAAGTCACAACAGTAAAAATCGCTGCATTGGTAGGAAAAGCTCTTATTAACGTAGGAGCTAGTCCACGTGTCAAAAAACCATATCCTTCAGCTGCAATGCTTTTTCGTAAACAATCCATGGCATTCAGGTATTTAGGTTTAGAGTTAAAACCATCCAGCTGAATTCTAGTTTTGATAACATCCGCTGGATAGGTCACAATCCAAGCTGCCATTCCTGCAGATCCTCCTGCGAATATCATCATAGATGTGGAAACATTGGATTGACCTACTGACCTCGTAAGGTACTCATATGTGACGAAGTAAGCAGCAAAAGATGGAACTTCTCTAGCGAATGTCATGTTAAGACCTCTGTACAGTCCTCTGAAACCTTCTGATTCGTAAATGTTTCTAATGCACTTCGTGAGGCTAAGGTTGGGCTCTGATACTTGAAGCCGAGTTTTGGCCAGTTCCATGGGGCTACAGACGAAACTCTGCAGGAATCCTGCAGCAGCTCCCGCTATGAAATGCGAAAATAAAGAGTTCTGgtcttcgaatttttttcgtGTACCTCCTTGTACGCCAAAGACGATGGCATTTATGGCTGCAACTCCTAGGAGAGGGCTTGATATGCCCTTGTAGATCCCTCTCAGGCCTTCTTTGACGACCAAGGTTCGCACCAAATCTACAGATCCCTTGTACTTGGGATTTTTAGCGTTATCATTTTGCAGATGAACTTTAAGTGTATCAAGGGGATGGCCAACTATCAAGCCAGCGCAACCTGTAAAAGATAAATggcaattttatttttgtaaggAATGAAATCTTCAGTAAATGAGTAATGATTCAAGTATTTTTGAGATTGGCTGAATGAGACAACTACATTAGTTTCGTTCGAATattccttatacagggtgagtcttgaAATTGTACATTTAATTTAACTAGAGACATGccatttgttcatttttccagattcgactgaaataaaattcatataatttaataattttaattctcTATAATTCCAATAGTGACTTGCATCGGCGAAACTATAGGTAACTTGTAAACCATAAGAagtaaacaaaaattataattgaacaATAACGCTGGTTgttatagaaaaattaatttaattctgAATGATCATGTGAGAACTACAATTTTTACAGCCTGTATTTTTTTACCTGAGACGAATAGACGAAAGGTTCTTCAGGTTTgccgcatgaatgaacgagcgttcaaaagcACCTTATTTCAAGTCAGAGTTCTTCTCTATTATCTATTACTTATATACAAAAAAACATTTGGATGAAAATGTAAAAGAGGTTGTCAATTTGTAACCCATAGAATTGAAGAAACAAATGATATAAATAGCGTGACATTGGTCGATAGAAACTCATGACTATTCgaacaattataaaaaaattaattaaataaaagaGAATAACTCCGAAAAAATAGAAATGTAAGAATAAGTCAGTATTTTTGAAGGGCTGTAACTTTGATACGGAATACACCATAATTTCAATCAAGGAATCACCTGAATTTTTGTCACCTAATCCAATTGTAAATCGCAAAAAGTGTAACTACGTCTGTATCAGCAAAGTCTTGAAGGTCATTTTCCAGATGTGATTTTTCGTAATTACCTAATGTTATCACGAAATACAAGATTAATTAAGATTCTATGCACGAGATGATCATGTTGTCATTCATGACAAAAATGTTAAAGAGCGTCGATAGAGATTACCGGTATCTCTAAAATTTCTAAATACTTCAGGGCTCACTTGAAGAATATCATTCACGAGTACTTATTATATTGCGTTTGTTAAAGTTAATGAAGTTGGCAAAAAACAAGATAATGATGAaacaaagttattttttgatgaagaaGTTAATGATGAAATTGTTATAATATTCAAATTGTTATGGAATTCATTCATTGACGATGGAAAAATTTGCCCTTATCTTATTGTTAGTTTTTC
It contains:
- the LOC123680178 gene encoding mitochondrial basic amino acids transporter-like → MPLEFFAGCVGGCAGLIVGHPLDTLKVHLQNDNAKNPKYKGSVDLVRTLVVKEGLRGIYKGISSPLLGVAAINAIVFGVQGGTRKKFEDQNSLFSHFIAGAAAGFLQSFVCSPMELAKTRLQVSEPNLSLTKCIRNIYESEGFRGLYRGLNMTFAREVPSFAAYFVTYEYLTRSVGQSNVSTSMMIFAGGSAGMAAWIVTYPADVIKTRIQLDGFNSKPKYLNAMDCLRKSIAAEGYGFLTRGLAPTLIRAFPTNAAIFTVVTWTIRFFESVSLPQRVHKSKYFVDNMMYNSMQKPEII